TGGAAGGCAAAACCTCGGCCCCTACGCCTCCTACCCCATACGGAAACCCTATTAATTGGGCCACGGTCAATAAACTAAAGAAAGGCCAGCGTGCACTTTTAAAGACGTCTAAAGGCGACATCACATTTGAATTACTGGTGGAAGACGCGCCGGGCTCGGTGGCAAACTTTGTGCAGTTGACTGAGAAAGGCTTCTTTAATGGCAAGAACTTCCATAGAGTGGTGCCTAACTTCGTGGCCCAGGGCGGTGACCCGCGCGGCGACGGCTGGGGAAGCTCTGAAGACGGCATCCGGTCTGAGTTCGCCAACCTGCATTACCTGGAAGGCTACGTGGGCATGGCGTCTGCCGGCAAAGACACCGAAAGCTGCCAATGGTTCATTACCCACTCACCTACCCCGCACCTGGACGGCCGCTACACCATTTTTGCTAGAGTGGTGAAAGGCATGGACGTGGTGCACCAGTTGAATATTGGAGATACTATTGAGAAGGTGACGTTGGTGAGGTAGTTTTTTTGAGACGCAAGTATTAATGGAAAGCCATTTCTATCTGGCCGATTGGAAACTTGCGTGCAGGTGAAGAAGACTGTTAAAGATATTTAAATTGGGTGTGTAGGTAATGAAAAATAGCTTAAGGGTAGCGTTATCAGCTACCATAATTATTGCAAGTAATTATTTAGGCTATAAGGCTGGACCTGCCTCAATATTTTTAACTCCTGTCATTATACCTATTGTTTCATATCTTCTATTAAGGGCAGACATGAAATTGCCTTATAAGATATTACTGATACCATCTGCCATCATAATCAATGATATACTTTTAAAGAACTTTGCTGGCGGCACTTATGACTTAGAAGGTGCTGCATGGATTAATCTTCTTTCCATGCTTGGGCTTGTTCTAGCTACAATTTTGACTTTTATAGATTTAAAATTCAGACAGAAATATGCGTTGATTAAATCTCTCTTGTTCCCTTTTCTATTATTTGTGATTACAGGGGCATACCTTTCATATTTTGCTCTTTACGGTCTTATTCAATCTGTTTCAGCTAGTGAATCAGTTAAATCATCCAAGGAAGAGGGAGTCTACATCAGCAGTTTGAAATTCTCAGACCAAAGGATAATCTATGAGGCAGATACCATAAATCTACTTGAAGGATGGGTAGAAAGTGAAAGAAGGATGAATCATCAAAACCTTGTTAAAAAGGAAGAACTATCCGGACAGATGAACTATATTATTAAGGCTCATAATAATCAAATTCCTTATCAGCCTACTGTTTACTACAAAATCAACAGCAATGATGTTAATGGGTCATCTCCAATTGATTCAACAATAATTTTTTCCTTACCTAAATCAGATGATTCAGTATATCTGACCATTTTTAAACTAAGAGGCAATGTTAATAATGACACTATAATTCAGGTAATTAAAATAACTAAGGATAATAAGTGAACACAGGTTTAGTTTAAAACTATCTATATAAAATAAGATATTGTGTACGAAACAGAAACGCCTTTCCAAAAGATGGAAAGGCGTCTCTGTTTAACGGCCTGTACGTTTTTTGGCTATTTCCTGAAAAACAGCCAAAAAACAAATTCTGAATGAATACTTAGTGTAGTTGTTACGCAGTTGGATGCTGGGGCACATAGACCACTTTCTTCGTCTCGAAGAACTCCTCAGAAAAATAGGTATTGAGGTCATAGACCTGGTGCACCAAACCTGATTCGGCTAGTTCTTCAGTCAGATCACCACCTTTGAGGTAGTAGAGGCCTTGCTCAGGCACAGACTCTTTCTTGAAGCTGAACTGAATCCATTGGTAGAAGGTGGCTAGTCTGGCCACGGCGCGGCTCACAATGAAATCGTATTTGTCATGCACTTGCTCGGCGCGGGTCTGGGTGGCTTTTACGTTGTGCAGGTGTAGTTCATGGGCAATTTCCTGCACCACATGAATCTTCTTTCCGATAGAATCTACCAGATGAAACTTCACCTCGGGGAACATGATGGCCAAGGGCAAACCAGGCAGGCCACCGCCGGTGCCTACGTCCATCACGCTGGTACCCGCCGGAAACTGCACTACTTTAGCAATGGCCAGCGAGTGCAGAATGTGGTTTTCTACAATGTTCTCTGTGTCTTTGCGGGAGATGACGTTGATTTTGGCGTTCCAATCTACCAACAGGTCGGCCAATTGGGCAAACTGCTGTAATTGCTCCGGGGTTATTTCCGGAAAGTACTTCGTAAGGATTTCTACCGAGGCTGCCTTCATACGCTCAAAGATAAGGAAAAAGAGTCGCGAGTTCTGAGTTTAGAGTCGCGAGTCTTTGGGAGAGTAAGTAAGAGAGCGTTTTTTGGCTGATTTCTGGAAAACAGTCCAAAAACGAAAGCGCAGTCCCTTCTTCCTGAAGGAGAAGGTTAGGATGAGGGGTTGGCGTTAGAGAAGAACACCACTGGCGCGAGTCTTCAGACTCGTGACTAGGGATGCCGGTAGTCTCCAGACTACCCTCGCGGGCACCGCGAAACTGACATGCATTCTTCTCTTGCTGGTTTTCCCTGTATGCGTAATCATCCCCCTACCCCCAAAGGAGGACGGAACGCGTGTTCTTTTGTAGAGACTAGGAACCGCCTTGTCTCTGACGCATTGCCTCCTTTGATGATACAAGGTTTGCTATTGTAAACACCCTCTGTTAAGCTTCGCTCGCTGCCTCAAACTCTCGTTTGGGCAATCCTCAAGGGAGAATCTGCACTTAGCAAACGCAGCTGGCACAGACGCTCGCAGGTCTTGACAGACGCTACGAGGTCTTTTGATAAACCGCTCTCTTCATTTTTAGCCTATCTTCCAGAAAACACGCTAAAAACGAAGAGAGCGACCCAAGGGCCGCTCTCTTTTATCTTTTACATCAAGAAGCAAGTCTTACATCTTGCGTCTTGTGTCTTATGTCTCCTAAATTAGGTGTTTCTTGTTTTTCACCATGTCATAGAGCAACTCGCGGGCGCGGTGCAGCTGGGCTTTTACGGTGCCTAGCGGGGCGCTTAGCTCAGTGGCAATCTCCTCATAGGAAAGCTCATCAAAGTAGCGCAGGGTCACCAGGCGCTGGTACTTGTCTGGCAGTTTGCTCACAATGTACTGCATGATCTCAATCTTCTGGTTCTTGATGGCCGTCTCCTGCGGATTGAGGTTGTTGTCTTTGAAATCTATGGTTATCTCATCGCCGTTATCAATCTTGATAGCCGAGTCAATGGACATGGTCTTGATCTTGTTCTTTCTGATGAAGTCAATGCAGTTGTTGGTGGCAATTCTGAACAACCAGGTACTGAACGCGTACTCTGGGTTAAATTTGTGCAGGTTGCGGAACGCTTTGGCAAAGGCTTCAATGGTTAAATCCTCAGCATCGTCTGGGTTGCGCACCATCTTGAGCACCACGTGGTACACGGGCTTCTTGTAGATTTGCATCAACTCAGCGTACGCCTTCTCATCTCCGTCCTCAACCGCCGACTGAATCAGTTTAAAATCGTGTTTCGCTTTCGCGGAGAACTGCTTATTTACTTCCATCTTACCTTTTTAGTCGTTAAAACAGAGATTCCAATCCCTATATAAGTGAGGTAATACCCCATTTCCAGCACCGGTAATAACCACCAGGCAACCGGATTGTGTAGACGCCGCGCTACCGGCACATAAGAGGCCAAAAGACCAAGATACCGTACTCCAATAATAAGGCCAACCCAGAGCAAGTGCTGTTGCATGGCCAAAAGAATGGGTGATATTACATAAAATAGACCGTTTGCCAAGACAAAAAGTCCGATTCTGAACTGGTCTCTTTTCTGGTACTGCTTACCGGCGGCCATGTGCCGCTTCTTTTGTCGCCACCATTTGCGCCACCGCGTTTCGGGGGCACTCTGGGTGTGGGCTTCTTCTTCAATGACAATCTGAACCCGGGAATGTTTGGCCGCCGCCTGAACAAATAAATCGTCGTCGCCGCCCAATGACTTGATGTGTGCAGAAAATCCCTTGTTTCGGAAGAAGGTTGATTTGGTATAGGCAAGATTCCTGCCTACCCCCATGTACGCTTGGCCTCGCTTGGCAAACGACAGATACTGCATTGCCGTCAAGAAGGTTTCAAATCTTACCAGTTGATTTAAGAATCCATATATTCTGATATACGGAGAATAGCCTAAAACGATGTCCTTGTTTTCCAGAAACCCGCTTGCCATGGTCTGGGCCCAGGTATTGGACACGGGCCGGCAGTCTGCGTCTGTGAACAAAAGATGCTCATGCTCAGCGGCTTTTATGCCCAGAAACAACCCGTATTTTTTAGGACTCATTTGGCTAGGCGTTTCCTTGGCCGTCACAATTCTTAAACGCGGGTACTCTTGTTGGTATTGCTTTAGCAGCAGGCTGGTGTCATCCCAGGAACGGTCATCTATGATGATGATCTCCCAAGGCTGAGGGTATTCCTGTTCTAACAGCAAGGGCAGTAGCTCTCTTAAGTTCTCCTCTTCATTGTGCGCACATACCAAAATAGACAGCGGCGGAAGGTCTTCTAACCTAGCCGGGGCCTGGTGTTTGTGCAAGGCCAGCGGCAGAAAGTAGTAGAACTCATAAAACAGTTGCACCAGCACGCAAGCGCCCAGCAGATACAGCAGCAGATGAGGTAGGGTGAAGTAGGCGTCCAAGGGAATAGTAGAAGTATACCCAAAAGTAGTACAAAATTCTCTGTTCTGCGGTTATACCGTGGTCAATCTGTATCTTTGTGGTTTGGAGAAAATTCAAGGCCAACTGCTGGTTTATTAGCAATGACCCAGAATAGCATCAAGCTTTTCTTCAGCACTTTACCGCTTGTACATGACTTTTGATTTAGTAGCGAAAGACCCTGCTTCCAAAGCCCG
The nucleotide sequence above comes from Nibribacter ruber. Encoded proteins:
- the rsmG gene encoding 16S rRNA (guanine(527)-N(7))-methyltransferase RsmG translates to MKAASVEILTKYFPEITPEQLQQFAQLADLLVDWNAKINVISRKDTENIVENHILHSLAIAKVVQFPAGTSVMDVGTGGGLPGLPLAIMFPEVKFHLVDSIGKKIHVVQEIAHELHLHNVKATQTRAEQVHDKYDFIVSRAVARLATFYQWIQFSFKKESVPEQGLYYLKGGDLTEELAESGLVHQVYDLNTYFSEEFFETKKVVYVPQHPTA
- a CDS encoding glycosyltransferase; translation: MDAYFTLPHLLLYLLGACVLVQLFYEFYYFLPLALHKHQAPARLEDLPPLSILVCAHNEEENLRELLPLLLEQEYPQPWEIIIIDDRSWDDTSLLLKQYQQEYPRLRIVTAKETPSQMSPKKYGLFLGIKAAEHEHLLFTDADCRPVSNTWAQTMASGFLENKDIVLGYSPYIRIYGFLNQLVRFETFLTAMQYLSFAKRGQAYMGVGRNLAYTKSTFFRNKGFSAHIKSLGGDDDLFVQAAAKHSRVQIVIEEEAHTQSAPETRWRKWWRQKKRHMAAGKQYQKRDQFRIGLFVLANGLFYVISPILLAMQQHLLWVGLIIGVRYLGLLASYVPVARRLHNPVAWWLLPVLEMGYYLTYIGIGISVLTTKKVRWK
- a CDS encoding RNA polymerase sigma factor, with translation MEVNKQFSAKAKHDFKLIQSAVEDGDEKAYAELMQIYKKPVYHVVLKMVRNPDDAEDLTIEAFAKAFRNLHKFNPEYAFSTWLFRIATNNCIDFIRKNKIKTMSIDSAIKIDNGDEITIDFKDNNLNPQETAIKNQKIEIMQYIVSKLPDKYQRLVTLRYFDELSYEEIATELSAPLGTVKAQLHRARELLYDMVKNKKHLI